In Campylobacter sp. RM16187, the DNA window CTCTAGCGCTTGAAGCAGAAAACGCCGATAATGTCCTAGAAGTAGGTTGCGGAAGCGGATATCAAGCAGCCATATTGGCTCATCTTGCCCATAGGGTTTTTAGCATAGAACGAATAGAAAAGCTTGCGTTAGAGGCAAAGGCACGCTTTGAAAAGATTAAAATTAGAAATATTCATGTTAGATATGATGATGGAAATAACGGCTGGAAAAGCTATGCGCCATATGATAGGATAATGCTCTCAGCCGCAACCGAGGAGGTGCCGCAAAATTTATTTAATCAGCTAAAAAACGGAGGTATTTTGGTAGCTCCGGTAAAGAAAAACGGCAAACAGTATATAGTAAAATTTCAAAAAGACTCAAACGGAAATATCCAAGAGAACGTATTTGACGAGTGTC includes these proteins:
- a CDS encoding protein-L-isoaspartate(D-aspartate) O-methyltransferase, which encodes MTPLEKSKCINMADEIADNVNLSPKLYKAFCETPREIFAPVRTHAYKLDAQPISGNQWISSPLTVAKMTLALEAENADNVLEVGCGSGYQAAILAHLAHRVFSIERIEKLALEAKARFEKIKIRNIHVRYDDGNNGWKSYAPYDRIMLSAATEEVPQNLFNQLKNGGILVAPVKKNGKQYIVKFQKDSNGNIQENVFDECLFVALLSGRE